One part of the Humulus lupulus chromosome 9, drHumLupu1.1, whole genome shotgun sequence genome encodes these proteins:
- the LOC133800897 gene encoding uncharacterized protein LOC133800897: MVMVVNASSKRGFSAPALSASLTGTVIGKSSPALVLGSSTLGVVDRNGDRKIFSGVGSRLQHSRRRCGFSAPSLSAAACFSAWVSAGCWFTIPADLISLKVPRIPLHI, translated from the exons ATGGTGATGGTGGTGAACGCCTCCAGCAAGCGTGGGTTCTCGGCTCCAGCACTCTCGGCGTCGTTGACAGGAACGGTGATAGGAAAATCTTCTCCGGCGTTGGTTCTCGGCTCCAGCACTCTCGGCGTCGTTGACAGGAACGGTGATAGGAAAATCTTCTCTGGCGTTGGTTCTCGGCTCCAGCACTCTCGGCGGCGGTGCGGGTTCTCGGCTCCATCACTCTCGGCGGCGGCGTGCTTCTCAGCGTGGGTCTCTGCTGGTTGCTGGTTCACGATTCCAGCAG ACCTCATCTCTCTCAAAGTCCCTAGAATTCCTCTACACATCTAG
- the LOC133801928 gene encoding uncharacterized protein LOC133801928, with the protein MLMRATKGQSYRGTEHSKTSKVYEKKIESYDSYHLTNCSKIYSNIYKILLGYYNCKRTRTWTLCIEDLVTGERRDLVAKERCEGSLGQLGNDCSWNYKKQ; encoded by the exons ATGCTCATGAGAGCCACGAAAGGGCAAAGCTACAGAGGGACTGAGCATTCGAAGACCAGCAAAGTGTATGAGAAAAAA ATTGAATCTTACGATTCTTATCATCTCACGAATTGCTCCAAGATCTATTCAAACATCTACAAAATTTTACTCGGCTACTACAATTGTAAAAGAACAAGAACCTGGACACTTTGTATAGAG GATTTAGTGACTGGAGAAAGAAGGGATTTAGTGGCTAAAGAAAGGTGTGAGGGGAGCCTTGGACAATTAGG GAATGATTGTTCTTGGAACTacaaaaaacaataa
- the LOC133802062 gene encoding uncharacterized protein LOC133802062 has protein sequence MNLYYHDLETIERHIFVKGFYSKYVTWEYHGEDITEVNEDREDLETNSEEDEISCDSDDKDDDDMIPALEDLANQYHHNSDFVNLGDSNEHNDERNTLPDLFAEAEKELYFGCTTFSILTFIVNLMHIKVMCGWSNKSFDLLLDLLSKAFPKDNKIPRSYYDAKKMLRDLGLGYETIHVCEYDCALFWKENKNAERCPICGHERYKFQGTKGKKIPHKKMQYFPITPRLQRLFMSRHTSSDMRWHKEERVDTEGVLRHPADAEVWKDFDRQYPDFAKESRNVRLGFATDGFNPFGDLSNSYSMWPVLLMPYNMPPWRCMKREFLMMALLIPGRRAPGKDIDVYLQPLIDELKELWENGVRTFDIIDKEYFTMRATILWTIHDFPAYGTVSGYSTQGYKACPVCEDDTSSFRIRGKICFMGHRRYLCPNHQWRNDMEYDGTIERRSPPRILTGDEILDKLKGVWKCRAGKNDKIIKDDKQQMKDACYENNTNWRRKSIFWELEYWPKLKLRHNLDVMHIEKNICDSVVGTIFSIDGKSKDTEKARLDLQDLNIRKQLHMKKKGNKWFKPVACYTLSAKERQEFCTFIKSVKFPDAYAANISRNVNTKDGKLFGLKSHDCHILLQRLLPIGLRPYLKKKVMDAIAELSLFFKKLCARTLYVKDLDELEKGVVLTLCKLESIFPPAFFDVMIHLMVHLPLEAKLGGPVQMRWMYSIER, from the coding sequence ATGAACTTATATTACCATGACTTGGAGACAATTGAGCGTCATATATTCGTAAAGGGATTTTATAGTAAATATGTTACATGGGAGTATCATGGGGAAGATATCACAGAAGTAAACGAAGACCGAGAGGACCTAGAAACAAATAGTGAAGAAGACGAAATATCATGTGATAGTGATGATAAAGACGATGACGATATGATACCAGCATTAGAAGATTTAGCTAATCAATATCATCATAATAGTGATTTTGTGAACCTTGGAGATTCAAATGAGCACAATGATGAAAGGAATACATTGCCTGACTTATTTGCAGAAGCAGAAAAAGAGTTATACTTTGGATGTACAACGTTCTCAATCTTAACATTTATTGTTAATCTAATGCACATTAAAGTGATGTGTGGTTGGAGTAACAAATCTTTTGATTTGTTGCTCGACTTACTTTCGAAAGCATTTCCCAAAGACAATAAAATTCCACGATCTTATTATGATGCTAAGAAAATGTTGCGTGATCTTGGTTTAGGGTATGAAACTATTCATGTATGTGAGTATGATTGTGCTTTATTTTGGAAAGAGAATAAAAATGCTGAAAGATGTCCTATATGTGGTCATGAACGATACAAATTCCAAGGAACTAAAGGCAAGAAGATCCCACACAAAAAGATGCAATATTTTCCTATAACTCCACGACTACAGAGACTTTTTATGTCACGCCATACATCATCTGATATGAGGTGGCATAAGGAAGAACGTGTTGATACAGAAGGTGTACTTAGACACCCGGCAGATGCagaggtttggaaggattttgatAGACAATATCCAGATTTTGCAAAAGAATCTAGAAATGTAAGGCTTGGATTTGCAACAGATGGGTTCAATCCATTCGGTGATTTATCAAACTCGTACAGTATGTGGCCAGTGTTACTAATGCCATATAACATGCCGCCATGGAGATGCATGAAACGAGAATTCTTAATGATGGCATTATTGATTCCGGGACGTCGTGCTCCAGGAAAAGACATAGATGTCTATTTACAACCTCTGATCGATGAGCTGAAAGAACTATGGGAAAATGGTGTACGTACTTTTGATATTATTGATAAAGAATATTTTACAATGCGTGCAACAATATTGTGGACGATccatgattttccagcatatggtactGTATCTGGGTATAGCACTCAAGGTTATAAAGCTTGTCCTGTTTGTGAAGATGACACATCTTCATTTCGAATAAGAGGAAAAATATGTTTCATGGGTCATCGTCGATATTTGTGTCCGAACCACCAATGGCGCAATGATATGGAGTATGATGGTACAATCGAACGACGTTCACCTCCAAGAATTTTAACAGGAGATGAAATCTTAGATAAGTTAAAAGGTGTATGGAAATGTAGGGCAGGTAAAAATGATAAGATCATTAAGGACGATAAGCAACAAATGAAGGATGCATGTTATGAAAATAACACGAACTGGAGACGAAAAAGTATTTTTTGGGAGTTAGAATATTGGCCTAAATTAAAACTAAGACATAATTTGGATGTGATGCATATTGAGAAAAATATATGTGATAGTGTAGTTGGTACAATATTTAGTATTGATGGGAAGTCTAAAGATACTGAAAAGGCAAGACTTGATTTACAAGATTTAAATATTCGTAAGCAGCTACACATGAAAAAGAAGGGGAACAAATGGTTCAAGCCAGTAGCATGCTATACATTATCAGCAAAGGAACGACAAGAATTTTGTACGTTCATAAAGTCCGTAAAATTTCCTGATgcatatgctgcaaatatttcTCGGAATGTTAACACGAAAGATGGAAAGTTATTTGGGTTGAAAAGTCATGATTGTCATATTTTATTACAGAGGTTGTTACCTATTGGTTTAAGgccatatttgaaaaagaaagtaATGGATGCTATTGCTGAGCTGTCGTTATTCTTCAAAAAGCTATGTGCGAGGACATTATATGTGAAAGACTTAGACGAATTGGAAAAGGGCGTTGTACTCACGCTGTGTAAATTAGAAAGTATCTTTCCTCCAGCCTTCTTTGATGTGATGATTCATCTTATGGTTCACTTGCCATTAGAAGCTAAGTTAGGTGGTCCAGTACAAATGCGATGGATGTATTCAATTGAAAGGTAA